The following proteins are co-located in the Maridesulfovibrio sp. genome:
- the wtpA gene encoding tungstate ABC transporter substrate-binding protein WtpA has product MRSISLGVILVMLSLVSAVPGFATEKLSGDVIMFHAGSLSVPLAKMEKEFEAMHPGVDIKREAGGSTKMARMISEVGKPADIMASADYVVIDKNLIPKFADFNIRFATNQLVLCYTDQSKYASEINSDNWYEIIQKPGVVWGHSDPNLDPCGYRSVMVMQLAEKFYGKEGLFDKLIKQRKKEWVRPKSVELISLLKTGNMDYAWEYLSVAVQHGLKYITLDKHINLSDYKYNNFYKQAKVTVSGNKPGTTIERVGKSITYGITKLKDAPNKAAATAFMAYMLSPEGGLKILKEMGQPPFVPAIVPDEAMVKNMPAELQKLVKVNK; this is encoded by the coding sequence ATGCGTTCAATATCTTTAGGAGTGATTCTCGTCATGCTTTCACTGGTATCCGCTGTTCCGGGCTTTGCAACCGAAAAACTCAGCGGCGATGTAATCATGTTCCACGCCGGCAGCCTTTCCGTTCCCCTTGCTAAGATGGAAAAGGAATTCGAAGCCATGCATCCCGGCGTTGACATCAAACGCGAGGCCGGTGGTTCCACCAAAATGGCACGTATGATCTCTGAAGTGGGCAAACCTGCTGATATCATGGCTTCCGCAGACTACGTTGTCATCGACAAAAACCTGATTCCCAAGTTTGCAGATTTCAACATCCGCTTTGCAACCAACCAGCTTGTTCTCTGTTACACAGACCAGTCCAAATACGCATCTGAGATCAATTCCGACAACTGGTATGAAATCATCCAGAAGCCCGGCGTTGTCTGGGGTCACTCAGATCCCAACCTTGATCCCTGCGGCTACCGCAGCGTGATGGTTATGCAGCTGGCTGAAAAATTTTACGGCAAAGAAGGCCTCTTTGATAAACTCATCAAACAGCGCAAGAAAGAATGGGTCCGCCCCAAATCAGTTGAACTGATCTCACTGCTCAAAACAGGAAACATGGACTACGCTTGGGAATACCTCTCCGTGGCAGTACAGCACGGCCTGAAATACATTACCCTTGATAAACACATCAATCTTTCCGACTACAAATACAACAACTTCTACAAACAGGCGAAAGTAACTGTAAGCGGCAATAAACCCGGCACCACCATTGAACGTGTTGGAAAATCAATCACTTACGGTATCACCAAGCTTAAGGACGCCCCCAACAAAGCTGCAGCCACTGCTTTCATGGCTTACATGCTCTCCCCTGAAGGCGGCCTGAAAATCCTGAAAGAAATGGGCCAGCCTCCTTTTGTTCCTGCCATTGTCCCTGATGAAGCCATGGTTAAGAACATGCCCGCTGAACTGCAGAAACTTGTAAAAGTAAATAAATAA
- a CDS encoding polysaccharide biosynthesis C-terminal domain-containing protein, whose product MSSEHSNLKKLILVFTAKGVKGIGGLLLAWVLAMKFGAYGTGLFFIGYTFAFLCANFAQLGLGNACLRYIPQVREQHESNLSAMWTISQLIVGGFALLLSGAVMFYAEPVAGLVFKNVSKWAYIFYASPIIFFWSLTRTNIMVRQSLGDMSGITVVENLIIPLGMLLLSASAFVIDFDVLCFLSAVTALYAVSFLYSFFSTRGDYGLHFSLRLHSSVSVREIVVYSIPLLIVAFSQTSLIWINTLILGAVGAVVDSALFVAAMKVAVSISILLYTFNSVYAPQISAVYAREDNEALCSMYREATHALTLFSFILLAGVAVYADVIMNFFGAQYTAGTSCLLWMLLGQICNCYTGPVGYLLILSGKSRLEVFNTVAGLILNAGLCVLLYNSLGVSGAGLAFCFSNVLINLLRYFQCRNSFGISWLDSKQKFFVFLQLFIVGTYMILYSYGVNRELSVAVLLISYLLLNINNIRSLAAGLRSRN is encoded by the coding sequence TGTCTTCACAGCCAAGGGAGTGAAGGGGATAGGCGGCTTGCTGCTGGCATGGGTGCTGGCTATGAAGTTCGGTGCTTACGGAACCGGTCTTTTTTTTATCGGCTACACTTTTGCTTTTCTTTGTGCCAATTTTGCTCAGCTGGGACTCGGTAACGCGTGTTTACGCTATATTCCACAGGTCAGGGAACAGCATGAATCCAATCTTTCTGCTATGTGGACCATTTCACAGTTGATTGTTGGGGGCTTTGCGTTACTGCTTTCTGGCGCGGTTATGTTCTATGCTGAACCTGTTGCCGGTTTGGTTTTTAAAAATGTGTCAAAATGGGCGTATATTTTTTATGCTTCCCCCATTATTTTTTTTTGGAGCCTGACCAGAACCAACATAATGGTCCGCCAGAGCCTTGGCGATATGTCTGGAATCACGGTGGTGGAAAATCTCATAATTCCGCTGGGCATGTTGCTTTTGTCTGCTTCGGCCTTTGTTATCGATTTTGATGTCCTTTGTTTTCTTTCCGCAGTCACCGCTCTTTATGCGGTATCGTTCTTATATTCTTTTTTTAGTACGCGCGGGGATTACGGTTTACATTTCTCCCTGCGGCTGCACAGTTCCGTAAGTGTCCGGGAAATTGTTGTTTATTCCATTCCACTTTTGATTGTCGCATTTTCTCAGACTTCATTGATCTGGATAAATACACTTATCCTCGGCGCTGTGGGCGCGGTGGTTGATTCCGCTCTCTTTGTGGCTGCCATGAAAGTTGCGGTGAGCATTTCCATACTGCTTTACACATTCAACAGCGTTTATGCTCCGCAGATTTCTGCTGTTTACGCTCGTGAAGATAATGAAGCTCTTTGCTCCATGTACCGCGAGGCCACCCATGCATTGACTTTGTTCTCATTCATCCTGCTGGCCGGGGTGGCTGTTTATGCAGATGTCATCATGAACTTTTTCGGGGCGCAATACACTGCCGGGACAAGTTGTCTGCTTTGGATGCTACTCGGACAGATCTGCAATTGCTACACTGGACCGGTGGGATACCTGCTGATTCTTTCCGGTAAATCAAGGCTTGAGGTCTTCAACACGGTTGCAGGATTGATTCTCAATGCGGGGCTCTGTGTGCTGCTTTACAACAGCCTAGGGGTGAGCGGTGCCGGTTTGGCTTTCTGCTTTTCCAATGTATTGATTAACCTGCTTCGCTATTTTCAATGCCGTAATTCTTTCGGAATCAGTTGGCTGGACAGCAAACAGAAATTCTTTGTTTTTTTACAGTTGTTTATAGTTGGTACTTATATGATTTTATACAGCTATGGTGTGAATAGAGAGTTGTCCGTTGCGGTCCTTTTGATTTCATATTTGCTGCTTAATATCAATAATATAAGGTCGTTGGCCGCAGGTTTGCGTTCTCGTAATTAA
- a CDS encoding ABC transporter permease: MKKFHKTSVSSVLSTILVLGFILVPLSQLILGSSVNELLETIMDPDVRAAISRSMLCSGMAALISFTIGTPFAFMLARKDFKGKALVESIIDMPIMIPHPVIGIALLSIAGRNHWIGQMLLDAGIRIMGTNTGIVAVLVFVGLPFYLNAARDGFEAVPERLEKAARTLGASPTQTFLRVTLPLAWRSLLTGMIMCMARALSEFGAVVIVAYHPMIAPVLMYERFTAYGLSYSRPVAIWLIFLSLVLFAALRLLSRGLGSRES; this comes from the coding sequence ATGAAAAAATTCCACAAGACTTCAGTCAGCTCAGTTCTTTCCACCATTCTGGTCCTAGGCTTCATTCTGGTTCCGTTAAGCCAGTTGATATTAGGCTCAAGCGTAAATGAACTTCTTGAAACCATCATGGACCCGGATGTTCGCGCAGCCATCAGTCGCAGCATGCTTTGTTCCGGTATGGCGGCACTCATATCTTTTACCATCGGCACTCCTTTCGCCTTCATGCTGGCCCGCAAGGATTTCAAAGGCAAAGCACTGGTGGAATCCATCATAGACATGCCGATTATGATTCCGCATCCGGTAATCGGTATTGCACTGCTGTCCATTGCCGGACGAAATCACTGGATAGGGCAGATGCTTCTGGATGCCGGAATCCGCATTATGGGTACAAATACAGGCATTGTAGCTGTTCTGGTCTTTGTTGGGTTACCTTTTTATCTCAATGCCGCACGGGACGGATTTGAAGCTGTTCCCGAGAGACTCGAAAAAGCAGCCCGAACCTTAGGGGCTTCACCTACACAGACATTTCTGCGGGTTACCTTGCCGCTGGCTTGGCGTTCATTACTGACCGGGATGATCATGTGCATGGCCCGCGCGCTGAGTGAATTCGGCGCAGTTGTTATCGTTGCCTACCATCCCATGATCGCACCAGTGCTGATGTACGAACGGTTCACCGCCTACGGGCTTTCCTATTCACGTCCTGTGGCTATCTGGCTGATTTTTCTATCATTGGTGCTGTTTGCTGCACTGCGACTTCTTTCACGCGGACTGGGGAGCAGAGAATCATGA
- a CDS encoding ATP-binding cassette domain-containing protein encodes MIKIEKLNVKLPKFSLQDISLHIPEGDFFTLLGPTGSGKSVLLETIAGLVPVSSGSIKISGSEITYLPPEKRGLSIVYQDYALFPHRNVLENITFGAKYKGISADSAMRKAEELAEKLNISHLLARTPRHLSGGERQRAAIARALLVDPAVLLLDEPLSALDPAFRQEVQDLLKNLHRETGITFVMVTHDFDEALYLSTNGAIIRNGKLIRKGKIRDIFNSPGSEFVAGFVGMSNIYPCTPMTDYVKFSDLNLTYTKKRSGSETRLAFRPEEVLLGSEIGKHNGQNSFYATVKGITAGGFHARVTLDYDGMEIYALVPRKMIGNGELEPGLPIKVAVPEQSLHLF; translated from the coding sequence ATGATCAAAATTGAAAAGCTCAACGTTAAACTGCCTAAATTTTCTCTGCAGGACATCAGCCTTCACATCCCGGAAGGGGATTTCTTCACCCTGCTCGGACCTACAGGTTCCGGTAAATCTGTGCTGCTGGAGACAATTGCCGGACTGGTTCCGGTATCATCCGGCTCCATAAAAATTTCCGGCAGTGAAATTACCTATCTGCCTCCTGAAAAACGGGGACTGTCCATTGTTTATCAGGATTACGCACTATTCCCGCACCGTAACGTGCTGGAAAACATAACCTTCGGCGCGAAATATAAAGGTATCAGCGCAGACAGCGCAATGCGCAAAGCAGAAGAACTTGCCGAAAAGCTGAATATTTCCCACCTGCTGGCCCGAACCCCTCGTCACCTTTCAGGCGGAGAGCGTCAACGCGCTGCCATTGCCCGCGCCCTGCTGGTGGACCCGGCAGTGCTGCTACTTGATGAGCCGCTTTCCGCTTTGGACCCGGCTTTCCGTCAGGAAGTTCAAGACCTGCTTAAAAACCTTCATCGCGAAACCGGAATAACCTTTGTCATGGTCACCCACGACTTTGACGAAGCACTCTATCTTTCCACCAATGGAGCCATCATCAGAAACGGTAAGCTGATCCGCAAAGGTAAAATCAGGGATATTTTCAACTCTCCGGGTTCTGAGTTCGTGGCCGGATTCGTTGGTATGTCCAACATCTACCCCTGCACACCCATGACTGATTACGTAAAGTTTAGCGACCTGAACCTGACTTACACCAAAAAAAGATCAGGTTCGGAAACAAGATTGGCCTTCCGTCCTGAAGAAGTGTTGCTGGGCAGTGAGATTGGAAAACACAACGGGCAGAACAGCTTTTACGCCACAGTCAAAGGCATAACAGCCGGAGGCTTCCATGCCCGGGTAACTCTTGATTACGACGGCATGGAAATCTATGCCCTTGTTCCGAGGAAAATGATTGGAAATGGCGAGTTGGAACCGGGACTGCCCATCAAAGTAGCTGTTCCGGAGCAAAGCCTGCACCTGTTTTAA
- a CDS encoding MBL fold metallo-hydrolase, whose product MKITFMGAAKTVTGSCYIIETENTRFAVDCGLHQGNAEIEKRNRGIADYDPKNLDFILITHAHIDHTGLLPAAVRAGFKGPIYMTTPTRDLLDIMLLDSAYIQEMETEWTNRKRLRKGMSPISPIYQQDDALKTVPLMRTVQYGASFDPAEDVTVNFKDAGHILGSAFIELWIKEGGETTKIVFSGDLGHKDQLIVRNPSIIEKADYLLMESTYGDRNHKDSSNSLGELAEAIKWSYERGGKVVIPAFAVERSQQLIYTLHLLYKDGKLPADMPVYLDSPLAIRATEIFKNHPEFFDLDTKELMHNGDDPLSLPNLKFTLTTEESQAINNTKGPAIIISASGMANAGRIKHHLRHNIWRKDSSVVFVGYQGVGTPGRKLVNGADSITIFGEKLAVEARIFTINGFSGHAGQDEMLDWLKNFDSPAMKVILTHGEPKGQKVLAGLIKQELGYKVHIADYREELMLVPGGEIQPVAKGMSAKPGIDWDFLLKDSEKLFTEFRSRLDKVQAQSFLSQTELRDRLLEINRQVVELISEL is encoded by the coding sequence ATGAAGATTACTTTTATGGGTGCTGCTAAAACTGTCACCGGTTCCTGTTATATCATTGAGACCGAAAATACCAGATTCGCTGTTGATTGCGGTCTTCACCAGGGTAACGCTGAAATTGAAAAACGTAACCGGGGTATTGCGGATTACGATCCGAAGAATCTTGATTTTATCCTGATTACACATGCTCATATTGATCATACCGGATTGCTTCCTGCTGCGGTGCGGGCCGGATTTAAAGGTCCCATCTACATGACCACTCCGACCCGCGATCTGCTTGATATTATGCTGCTCGATAGTGCCTACATTCAGGAAATGGAAACCGAGTGGACCAACCGTAAAAGGTTGCGCAAGGGAATGTCCCCCATTTCTCCTATCTATCAGCAGGACGATGCGCTGAAGACCGTACCGCTCATGCGCACAGTGCAGTATGGAGCCAGTTTCGACCCCGCTGAAGATGTGACTGTAAACTTTAAGGATGCAGGACATATTCTCGGTTCCGCATTTATTGAGTTGTGGATCAAGGAAGGCGGGGAGACTACCAAGATTGTTTTTTCCGGTGACCTTGGACACAAGGACCAGCTTATCGTCCGTAACCCCAGTATTATCGAAAAGGCTGATTACCTGCTTATGGAATCAACCTACGGGGATCGCAATCACAAGGACTCCTCCAACAGTCTTGGGGAATTGGCTGAAGCTATTAAATGGAGTTACGAACGTGGCGGCAAGGTAGTTATTCCGGCATTCGCTGTGGAACGTTCCCAGCAGCTTATCTACACCTTGCATCTGCTTTACAAAGACGGCAAGCTTCCAGCTGACATGCCTGTCTATCTGGACAGTCCTCTTGCCATCAGAGCCACCGAGATTTTTAAAAACCATCCGGAATTTTTTGATCTTGATACTAAAGAGTTGATGCATAACGGCGATGATCCCCTTTCTTTGCCAAACCTTAAATTTACCCTGACCACGGAAGAATCGCAGGCCATCAACAATACTAAAGGTCCGGCCATTATTATTTCTGCAAGCGGCATGGCCAACGCTGGGCGTATCAAGCATCACCTGCGTCATAATATCTGGCGAAAAGATTCCAGTGTGGTATTTGTAGGTTATCAGGGTGTGGGTACTCCGGGCCGCAAGTTGGTAAACGGCGCTGACAGCATCACCATTTTCGGAGAAAAACTGGCTGTGGAGGCGAGAATCTTCACTATTAACGGTTTTTCCGGTCACGCCGGTCAGGATGAGATGCTTGATTGGCTGAAAAACTTTGACAGTCCGGCTATGAAAGTCATATTGACCCACGGCGAGCCGAAAGGGCAGAAAGTGCTGGCCGGTCTGATCAAGCAGGAACTTGGTTACAAGGTGCATATTGCTGATTACCGGGAAGAACTCATGCTTGTGCCCGGCGGAGAAATACAGCCTGTAGCCAAGGGGATGTCTGCCAAGCCGGGAATTGACTGGGATTTTCTGCTCAAGGACTCTGAAAAACTTTTTACTGAATTCAGAAGCAGGCTCGATAAAGTGCAGGCTCAGTCCTTCCTCAGCCAGACCGAGCTGCGGGACAGGCTGCTTGAAATCAATCGTCAGGTTGTGGAACTTATTTCGGAATTGTAG
- a CDS encoding DMT family transporter has protein sequence MQQHNQKKAYLYGLSAVLIWSTVASAFKIALGYMDPLQLLFYAVIFSTFSLFLILKIQNKTAQIKCMSIKELLKNGLPGLINPFLYYIVLFKAYDLLPAQEAQPLNYTWAITLSLLSIPLLGQKMTMRELLAILTSYLGVVVISTHGNLLNIQFSNGYGVFLALFSTILWSLYWIMNTKSKSDPLVGLFLNFCFGLPLVAGAMLIFSGPPPFNAPAILSAAYVGFFEMGITFALWLNALKLTEKASRVSNLIFLSPFLSLILIHFILGEEILPSTLMGLLFIVGGNVIQQLGKKS, from the coding sequence ATGCAGCAGCACAACCAGAAAAAAGCATACCTTTATGGACTTTCAGCCGTTCTCATTTGGTCTACAGTTGCCTCGGCATTCAAAATAGCCCTAGGCTACATGGACCCGCTGCAACTACTCTTCTATGCGGTTATTTTCTCCACCTTCTCCCTTTTCTTAATTTTGAAGATACAGAATAAAACCGCGCAGATAAAGTGCATGAGTATAAAAGAGTTACTCAAAAACGGCCTCCCCGGACTGATCAATCCATTCCTGTATTATATAGTACTGTTTAAGGCCTACGACCTGCTCCCCGCACAGGAAGCCCAGCCGCTCAATTACACATGGGCAATCACTCTTTCACTGCTTTCCATCCCCCTGCTGGGCCAAAAAATGACCATGCGCGAACTGCTGGCAATCCTGACCAGCTACTTGGGTGTGGTGGTAATTTCCACCCACGGCAATCTGCTAAATATTCAATTCAGTAATGGTTACGGGGTATTTCTAGCCTTGTTCAGCACTATACTCTGGTCGCTATACTGGATCATGAACACAAAAAGTAAATCCGACCCGCTGGTGGGGCTGTTTTTAAACTTCTGTTTCGGACTGCCGCTGGTAGCCGGAGCCATGCTTATCTTCTCCGGTCCGCCGCCGTTCAATGCCCCGGCAATACTTTCGGCTGCATATGTGGGTTTCTTTGAAATGGGGATAACTTTCGCTCTCTGGCTGAATGCCTTGAAATTGACTGAAAAGGCATCACGGGTGAGCAACCTTATTTTCCTGTCACCATTCCTGTCGCTGATCCTGATCCACTTTATTCTTGGTGAGGAAATTCTGCCTTCAACGCTAATGGGACTTCTGTTTATTGTGGGTGGAAATGTGATCCAGCAATTGGGAAAGAAGAGTTAA